The Thermoclostridium stercorarium subsp. stercorarium DSM 8532 genome contains a region encoding:
- a CDS encoding GGDEF domain-containing protein, whose amino-acid sequence MFRLNNKKVIIAVIPFIILLIAWILAMGAFAPDSGLNAVFVTVPYIFAFFAMVLSVWFQHSRVFYAVCVLLLSFAVLSSPGKLNPAVFRNGISIFIPVIFIILAVVEERGITSRHGLIKGLVFTGMVLFAVIDAGSAKPWLANLKSVEFMFRNDENVQGIPVISVFLFILCLCVLLARFMVYSSNMDMAFIGATLGCFIILHFIPFPDIMSLFSSAVFLIFVIALFEASYSLAYHDALTGVLTRRAMEQEFLRIGNRYTLAIIDVDHFKKVNDRFGHQVGDEVLRMVASCLQKYARGGKVFRYGGEEFVIIFPKKTIKEVLPVLERIRNAVQKRPFIVRSPDRPRKKPKGKLPPGGTEMVRVTVSIGIAEKNEKTRNRTDAEIIEMADKAVYQAKASGRNCIVY is encoded by the coding sequence ATGTTTAGATTAAATAATAAAAAAGTGATAATTGCGGTAATACCCTTTATTATTCTGCTAATAGCCTGGATATTGGCAATGGGGGCTTTTGCGCCCGACAGCGGACTGAATGCAGTTTTTGTTACTGTTCCGTATATTTTTGCGTTTTTTGCAATGGTATTAAGCGTATGGTTTCAGCACAGCAGGGTTTTTTATGCCGTATGCGTGCTACTTCTTTCCTTTGCTGTTTTATCATCGCCCGGAAAGCTTAATCCGGCAGTATTCAGAAACGGCATTTCCATTTTCATTCCTGTAATTTTTATAATACTGGCTGTAGTTGAGGAAAGGGGTATTACCAGCAGACATGGATTGATAAAGGGGCTTGTGTTCACAGGCATGGTGCTTTTCGCTGTAATAGACGCGGGCAGTGCGAAACCATGGCTTGCCAATCTGAAGAGTGTTGAATTTATGTTCAGAAACGACGAGAATGTTCAGGGAATACCGGTAATAAGCGTTTTTCTTTTTATCCTTTGCTTGTGTGTTCTGCTGGCACGGTTCATGGTTTATTCATCCAACATGGATATGGCTTTTATCGGCGCTACTCTGGGCTGTTTTATTATATTGCATTTTATTCCTTTCCCTGATATTATGTCACTGTTTTCTTCAGCGGTCTTTTTAATTTTCGTTATTGCGTTGTTTGAAGCGTCATACTCCCTTGCATATCATGACGCCCTGACAGGGGTTTTGACAAGAAGGGCTATGGAGCAGGAATTTTTGAGGATTGGAAACAGATATACCCTTGCAATCATTGACGTGGATCACTTTAAGAAAGTAAACGACAGGTTTGGGCATCAGGTAGGGGACGAGGTTCTCCGAATGGTGGCGTCATGCCTTCAGAAGTATGCAAGGGGAGGTAAAGTGTTCCGGTACGGAGGGGAAGAATTCGTCATAATCTTTCCGAAGAAAACCATAAAAGAAGTACTGCCTGTATTGGAGAGGATAAGGAACGCGGTGCAGAAGAGACCGTTTATTGTAAGAAGTCCCGACAGGCCCAGGAAAAAGCCAAAAGGTAAACTACCGCCCGGCGGGACCGAAATGGTCAGAGTAACCGTGAGTATCGGAATTGCTGAAAAAAATGAGAAAACACGCAACCGCACCGATGCGGAAATCATTGAAATGGCGGATAAGGCAGTTTATCAGGCAAAAGCCAGCGGCAGAAACTGCATAGTGTATTAA
- a CDS encoding V-type ATPase subunit subunit G family protein codes for MAISLLKDIISVEQLAEQKEQEALKKAREIVASARKEASALQAEKEREAEREAAEIVRSYEQKALKDIEELRKKVQKECQDIREKADKKIEDAAKFIVGRIVTRSDR; via the coding sequence ATGGCTATTTCTCTGTTAAAGGATATTATCTCGGTGGAACAGCTGGCTGAGCAGAAAGAGCAGGAAGCACTGAAAAAAGCCAGGGAGATTGTTGCATCGGCAAGGAAGGAGGCTTCTGCCTTACAGGCGGAAAAAGAGCGGGAGGCAGAGCGTGAAGCCGCTGAAATTGTCAGGTCTTATGAGCAAAAAGCACTGAAAGATATAGAAGAATTACGGAAAAAAGTTCAGAAGGAGTGTCAGGATATTCGCGAAAAGGCCGATAAAAAAATTGAAGATGCAGCAAAGTTTATAGTCGGGAGGATCGTGACTCGCAGTGATCGTTAA
- a CDS encoding V-type ATP synthase subunit I — MIVKMNKITLLGMEYQREELTKTLMELGVVEISDVDIDEYGELIGNPDVNSELQRIETELSYIDSALDCLGRYAPVKASLFGGRREVNISEFNGIVKNRESVWNLVTDILKKEEYLVSLKSEENRLNNLYLSLLPWKELDVPLDFAGTQKTVFQYGTIPSIVDWNSVVAELTEKIPNSYVERINSDKDQHYVFFIVHRENEEECLSYLQSKGYSRATFSGLTGTVAENIERINGRISEIMSEREKTIEKIKNMAGHRSEMEVLYDWLLMEKSRLEATEKFIKTKKVFMIKGWVPERNAPDVKKLLESKFVVYVEIEEPGKNEEFPVLLENRGIAETGEPVMKMYSLPSSREIDPNAVMAPFFIMFFGLMFSDGGYGLILSLLSGIILWRFKLEDEMRKFMKLMFFCGLSTMFWGLMFGGWFGISSLVRYAVWFDMVSEPERMLSWSLLFGIIHIYAGFAIKAANLIREKKYLDALYDVGFVYIFYTGAVLFLLPYAPAVNQDKVAPLVNIGRYMLVVGGVLLLLTQGRDRKNIFGKIAGGLSSLYNVVSFLSDVLSYSRLLALGLATAIIASIVNQLSVMFDMPIVLKVIVAVVILVVGHAVNFGINALGAYVHSCRLQYLEFFGKFYTGGGEAFSPLKINTKYTKLKLNADYEMQTIHTA; from the coding sequence GTGATCGTTAAAATGAACAAAATTACCCTTCTGGGTATGGAATATCAGCGCGAAGAACTGACAAAAACATTAATGGAACTTGGTGTTGTTGAGATAAGTGATGTTGATATAGATGAATACGGTGAATTAATCGGCAATCCCGATGTAAATTCCGAGTTACAGCGTATTGAAACAGAGCTTTCATATATTGACTCGGCGCTGGACTGCCTTGGCAGGTACGCACCTGTGAAAGCGTCATTGTTCGGCGGCCGCCGGGAAGTCAACATATCCGAGTTTAACGGTATTGTTAAGAACAGAGAGTCGGTTTGGAATTTGGTAACCGATATACTCAAAAAGGAAGAATATCTTGTCAGCCTCAAATCAGAGGAAAACAGGCTTAACAACCTGTATTTGTCGCTTTTGCCGTGGAAGGAACTTGATGTACCTCTGGATTTCGCCGGTACGCAGAAAACAGTTTTTCAGTACGGCACAATACCTTCCATTGTTGACTGGAATTCGGTCGTGGCGGAACTGACTGAAAAGATTCCGAATTCATATGTGGAAAGAATAAACAGTGACAAGGATCAGCATTATGTGTTTTTTATAGTTCACAGGGAAAATGAAGAGGAATGCCTGTCTTATTTGCAGTCAAAAGGATATAGCAGGGCAACTTTTTCCGGGCTGACGGGAACGGTGGCTGAAAACATTGAAAGAATAAACGGCCGTATTAGTGAAATAATGTCAGAACGGGAAAAAACGATTGAAAAGATAAAGAACATGGCCGGGCACAGAAGTGAAATGGAGGTTTTATACGACTGGCTATTAATGGAAAAAAGCCGGCTTGAAGCTACAGAGAAGTTTATAAAGACAAAAAAAGTATTCATGATAAAAGGCTGGGTGCCTGAAAGAAACGCCCCGGACGTGAAAAAGCTTCTTGAATCAAAATTTGTTGTATACGTTGAAATAGAAGAACCCGGCAAGAATGAGGAGTTCCCCGTATTGCTTGAAAACAGAGGCATCGCCGAAACCGGTGAGCCTGTAATGAAGATGTACAGTCTCCCCAGCAGCAGAGAGATAGATCCAAACGCTGTTATGGCCCCGTTTTTCATAATGTTTTTCGGACTTATGTTTTCAGACGGTGGTTATGGATTGATTTTGTCATTATTGTCCGGAATAATTTTATGGCGTTTCAAGCTTGAAGACGAAATGAGAAAATTTATGAAATTGATGTTTTTCTGTGGCCTTTCCACCATGTTCTGGGGACTGATGTTTGGCGGCTGGTTTGGAATCAGCTCACTTGTGCGCTATGCCGTATGGTTTGACATGGTCAGTGAGCCCGAGAGAATGTTAAGCTGGTCATTGCTTTTCGGGATTATTCACATTTATGCCGGTTTTGCCATTAAGGCGGCCAATTTGATACGTGAAAAAAAATACCTTGATGCTCTTTATGATGTAGGATTTGTGTATATTTTTTACACCGGGGCCGTCCTTTTCCTGTTGCCTTACGCACCGGCTGTAAATCAGGACAAAGTTGCACCTCTTGTTAATATCGGCAGATATATGCTTGTTGTAGGCGGAGTACTGCTTCTGCTGACACAGGGCAGGGATAGGAAAAACATCTTTGGCAAAATAGCAGGTGGCTTGTCCAGCCTTTACAATGTTGTCAGTTTCCTGAGTGATGTATTGTCGTATTCGAGACTGTTGGCCCTCGGACTTGCGACGGCGATTATTGCGTCTATCGTAAACCAGTTGAGCGTCATGTTTGATATGCCTATAGTACTGAAAGTAATTGTTGCCGTTGTAATACTTGTGGTCGGACATGCGGTAAACTTCGGAATTAATGCTTTGGGTGCGTATGTGCATTCATGCAGGCTACAGTATCTTGAGTTTTTTGGCAAGTTTTACACGGGCGGAGGCGAAGCCTTCAGTCCGTTGAAAATAAATACAAAGTATACGAAACTGAAACTTAATGCGGATTATGAAATGCAGACAATTCATACCGCATGA
- a CDS encoding V-type ATP synthase subunit K, translating into MLENILTGQFFAYLGAAVAFLVAGLGSSKGVGLAGQTGAGVLSEDPSKFGSVMLLEALPSTQAIYGFVIAFLIIGNVNESMTLQQGLSLFIAGLPVGIVGLVSAIFQGKVAAAGIQMISKRPEGLGSAITLALMVEMFAILSLIVSILMIR; encoded by the coding sequence ATGTTGGAGAATATTTTGACAGGACAGTTTTTTGCTTACCTGGGTGCTGCTGTGGCTTTTTTGGTTGCCGGTTTAGGTTCATCCAAAGGGGTTGGTCTTGCCGGTCAGACAGGTGCCGGTGTATTATCGGAGGACCCGTCGAAATTCGGCTCGGTAATGTTGCTTGAGGCGCTTCCGAGTACACAGGCCATTTACGGTTTTGTTATTGCTTTCCTTATCATCGGTAATGTTAACGAGTCCATGACACTGCAACAGGGATTAAGTCTTTTTATAGCAGGTTTGCCGGTAGGAATTGTAGGTCTGGTTTCGGCAATTTTCCAAGGCAAGGTTGCAGCGGCAGGTATCCAGATGATTTCGAAACGTCCCGAAGGTTTGGGAAGTGCCATTACACTTGCACTGATGGTTGAAATGTTTGCTATTTTGTCCCTGATTGTATCAATTCTGATGATCAGATAA
- a CDS encoding V-type ATP synthase subunit E, whose translation MTGTEKIKAKILEDAEARAGQIIKEAEAEAREIKENALKEAERKKAEILKKGETDGKEIYRRMLSEADLEGRKEVLRTKQDLVEEAFRKAMDRLCGISDRDYQNLLVNMIVEAAKGEDGEILLSEADKKRIDKDFVKNINRKIKDCGKEGKLVLAEDSIRTAGGFVLRYKDMEINNTFEVLFEMLKPRLENDVVKILFS comes from the coding sequence ATGACAGGAACTGAGAAAATAAAAGCCAAAATTCTTGAGGATGCTGAGGCAAGGGCCGGGCAAATAATTAAGGAAGCTGAGGCTGAAGCCCGGGAAATAAAGGAAAATGCCTTAAAAGAGGCAGAGCGAAAAAAAGCCGAAATTCTTAAAAAAGGTGAAACCGACGGAAAGGAAATATATCGCAGAATGCTGTCCGAAGCCGATCTTGAAGGACGCAAGGAGGTCCTGAGGACAAAACAGGATTTGGTGGAAGAGGCGTTCAGGAAGGCTATGGACAGGTTATGCGGAATTTCCGACCGTGATTACCAGAATTTGCTTGTGAACATGATTGTTGAAGCGGCAAAAGGCGAAGACGGGGAAATTTTACTGTCGGAAGCGGATAAAAAAAGAATTGACAAGGATTTTGTAAAGAACATAAACAGAAAGATAAAAGACTGCGGAAAGGAAGGAAAACTGGTATTAGCAGAGGACAGCATCAGAACTGCCGGAGGTTTTGTTTTAAGGTATAAGGACATGGAAATAAACAATACCTTCGAAGTATTGTTTGAAATGTTGAAACCCAGGCTTGAAAATGACGTGGTAAAAATTCTTTTTTCCTAA
- a CDS encoding V-type ATP synthase subunit C, translating to MIRVNQDDYAYAAGRIRAREIKLLDKSRFDRMLESPDAEEAYKVLAEAEYGMGSESTKNVLEFDALLADEMRKTYAFLSEIAPDKEVIKAFKRRYDFFNVKVLLKAELSNQEIPPILVETGTYSAAEIVRIIRERDYDALFPVMREAIAEVYDVFSRTRDPQAIDLILDKALYRRFYEDLKSIENDFVKELADVIADTTNIKMFARARVLNRQITFIRNILIDGGKIDKSVYFSNSEKSVGEFINEIAGTGIGAEMLKSVKVSEKGNIQALEKALDDYIMKYIQRAKMVTIGIEPLIAFLFAKETEIKNVRIILTGKINKLPNDLIRERLRLIYV from the coding sequence ATGATAAGAGTTAATCAGGATGATTATGCATATGCCGCAGGACGAATACGGGCGAGAGAAATAAAACTCCTGGACAAAAGCAGGTTTGACAGAATGCTTGAATCTCCGGACGCAGAGGAAGCATATAAGGTATTGGCCGAAGCCGAATACGGCATGGGCAGTGAAAGCACAAAGAACGTGCTGGAATTTGATGCCCTTTTGGCTGATGAGATGAGGAAAACCTATGCCTTTTTGTCCGAAATAGCGCCGGATAAAGAGGTTATAAAGGCCTTTAAAAGGAGATATGATTTCTTCAATGTGAAGGTCCTTTTAAAGGCCGAACTGTCAAACCAGGAGATACCGCCCATTCTTGTTGAAACAGGAACATATTCGGCGGCCGAAATAGTGAGGATTATCCGGGAGCGGGATTATGACGCGCTTTTTCCGGTTATGCGGGAGGCAATTGCCGAGGTTTATGACGTTTTTTCAAGAACCCGGGATCCGCAGGCAATAGATTTAATACTTGATAAGGCTTTATACCGCCGGTTCTATGAGGATTTAAAAAGCATTGAAAATGATTTTGTGAAAGAGCTCGCCGATGTTATTGCAGATACTACGAATATAAAAATGTTCGCAAGGGCACGTGTCCTTAACAGACAGATCACTTTTATCAGGAATATTCTCATTGACGGCGGAAAAATTGACAAATCCGTATATTTCAGCAACAGCGAGAAATCTGTCGGCGAATTCATTAATGAAATCGCCGGAACAGGTATCGGCGCCGAAATGCTGAAAAGTGTGAAAGTTAGCGAAAAAGGAAATATCCAGGCTTTGGAGAAAGCTCTGGATGATTATATTATGAAATATATACAGAGGGCAAAGATGGTTACAATTGGGATTGAACCCCTTATTGCGTTTCTTTTTGCAAAGGAGACCGAAATTAAAAATGTACGGATTATATTAACCGGAAAAATTAATAAATTGCCCAATGATTTGATTCGTGAAAGGTTGCGTTTGATTTATGTATAA
- a CDS encoding V-type ATP synthase subunit F, with amino-acid sequence MYKIGVIGEKDAVLGFKSLGFSVFPVENREQAVETLIKLAEENYAVIYITEQTAAKITDRINQYRERRFPAVIPIPGIQGSLGIGMQGVKKCVEKAVGADILFNE; translated from the coding sequence ATGTATAAAATAGGTGTAATAGGAGAAAAGGATGCGGTATTGGGTTTTAAATCCCTGGGTTTTTCTGTTTTCCCGGTTGAAAACAGAGAACAGGCCGTTGAAACTTTGATTAAACTGGCAGAGGAGAATTACGCCGTAATTTATATAACCGAACAGACGGCTGCCAAAATCACTGACAGGATAAATCAGTACAGGGAACGTCGCTTCCCGGCGGTTATTCCAATTCCCGGCATTCAGGGCAGTCTGGGTATTGGAATGCAGGGTGTGAAAAAATGCGTTGAAAAGGCTGTCGGGGCTGACATTCTTTTTAACGAATAA
- a CDS encoding V-type ATP synthase subunit A has translation MSQGRIVKVAGPLVIAEGMKDANMFDVVRVSDYELIGEILEIHGDRASIQVYEETSGLGPGGRVVSTGEPLSVELGPGLLENIYDGIQRPLEVMRRQVGPNITRGININALDRSKKWGFKPVKAKGDKVVAGDIIGTVQENEVFEHRIMVPFGIEGTIEDIKEGEFTVEDIVATVRTKDGELKPVKMMQKWPVRKQRPYKEKLAPDEPMITGQRTIDTLFPIAKGGVAAIPGPFGSGKTVVQHQLAKWADADLVVYIGCGERGNEMTDVLMEFPELKDPKTGHPLMKRTVLIANTSDMPVAAREASIYTGITIAEYFRDMGYSVALMADSTSRWAEALREMSGRLEEMPGEEGYPAYLASRLAQFYERAGKVVTLGSDRRTGSVSVIGAVSPPGGDLSEPVTQATLRIVKVFWGLDANLAYKRHFPAINWLISYSLYTDRLESWYEKNISKDFNKYRAEVMKILQEEAELEEIVRLVGIDALSPKDRVTLEAARSIREDYLHQNAFHETDTYSTLNKQYRMLKLILTYYHMSLEAVGKGVELKKLFSLPVVEKIGRAKYIGEDRVDEEFTRIENELAEQMSALMAKEGEQ, from the coding sequence TTGAGCCAGGGAAGAATAGTTAAGGTAGCGGGTCCGCTGGTAATTGCAGAGGGCATGAAAGACGCCAATATGTTCGACGTTGTTCGCGTAAGCGATTATGAGCTTATTGGCGAAATACTTGAAATACATGGCGACAGAGCGTCTATACAGGTCTATGAGGAAACTTCGGGGTTAGGACCGGGAGGCAGGGTTGTATCCACCGGCGAACCTTTAAGCGTTGAGCTTGGTCCCGGGCTTCTGGAAAATATATATGACGGTATTCAAAGACCATTGGAAGTCATGCGTAGGCAGGTGGGACCCAACATAACCAGGGGTATTAACATTAATGCTCTGGACCGCAGTAAAAAGTGGGGGTTCAAACCTGTCAAAGCCAAAGGTGACAAAGTGGTAGCCGGAGATATTATAGGTACCGTTCAGGAAAACGAAGTTTTTGAGCACCGAATTATGGTACCTTTCGGGATAGAGGGCACGATTGAGGATATTAAAGAGGGAGAGTTTACGGTAGAGGATATTGTGGCCACCGTGCGGACAAAAGACGGTGAACTGAAGCCGGTAAAAATGATGCAGAAATGGCCTGTACGTAAGCAAAGGCCTTATAAGGAAAAACTGGCGCCTGATGAGCCCATGATTACGGGGCAAAGGACAATAGACACATTGTTTCCCATTGCCAAAGGCGGGGTTGCGGCAATTCCCGGTCCCTTCGGAAGCGGAAAGACCGTTGTGCAGCACCAGCTTGCCAAGTGGGCAGATGCCGATTTGGTTGTTTATATAGGATGCGGCGAACGCGGTAACGAAATGACTGATGTTTTAATGGAATTTCCTGAGCTTAAGGATCCAAAAACAGGCCATCCGCTGATGAAAAGAACGGTACTGATTGCAAATACGTCCGATATGCCTGTTGCGGCTCGTGAGGCTTCAATTTACACAGGGATAACAATTGCCGAATATTTCAGGGACATGGGATATTCTGTGGCTTTAATGGCCGATTCGACGTCAAGATGGGCAGAGGCGTTAAGAGAAATGTCGGGCCGTCTTGAAGAAATGCCCGGCGAAGAAGGATATCCTGCGTACCTTGCGTCAAGGCTTGCCCAGTTCTATGAACGGGCGGGCAAGGTTGTTACTCTCGGAAGCGACAGGCGTACCGGTTCGGTGTCTGTAATCGGTGCGGTTTCGCCACCCGGCGGGGACTTGTCCGAGCCTGTAACCCAGGCCACCCTCCGTATTGTAAAGGTGTTCTGGGGGCTTGACGCAAATCTCGCATATAAACGGCATTTCCCGGCCATCAACTGGCTTATAAGTTACTCTCTTTATACCGATCGCCTGGAAAGCTGGTATGAGAAAAACATATCAAAGGATTTCAACAAATACCGTGCCGAGGTTATGAAAATTCTTCAGGAAGAGGCCGAACTGGAAGAAATTGTCCGGCTTGTCGGTATTGACGCCCTATCGCCAAAGGACAGGGTGACACTGGAGGCGGCCCGTTCAATACGCGAAGATTATCTGCATCAGAATGCTTTCCATGAAACGGATACGTATTCCACTCTTAATAAACAGTACAGAATGCTGAAGCTGATTTTGACATATTACCACATGTCCCTTGAAGCAGTGGGCAAAGGTGTGGAACTGAAGAAGCTGTTCAGCCTTCCTGTTGTGGAAAAAATCGGCCGCGCAAAATATATCGGTGAAGACAGGGTGGATGAAGAATTCACGAGAATTGAAAACGAACTGGCTGAACAAATGAGTGCACTGATGGCAAAGGAAGGTGAACAATGA
- a CDS encoding V-type ATP synthase subunit B: MLREYRSIYEVAGPLMLVQGVEGVTYNELGEIELANGEIRRCKVLEVDGTNALVQLFENAVGINLSSSKVRFLGRGLELPVSMDMLGRVFDGLGRPIDGGPEIIPEKRLDINGTPINPAARDYPSEFIQTGISAIDGLNTLVRGQKLPIFSGSGLPHAQLAAQIARQAKVLGTDSKFAVVFCAVGITFEEADFFINDFKKTGAIERAVLFMNLANDPAVERIATPRMALTAAEYLAFEKDMHVLVIITDITNYADALREVSAARKEVPGRRGYPGYLYTDLATLYERAGRKKGYNGSITLIPILTMPEDDKTHPIPDLTGYITEGQIILSRELYKKGITPPIDVLPSLSRLKDKGIGAGKTREDHASTMNQLFAAYARGKEAKELATILGDAALTDVDRLYAKFADEFEAQYVSQGFDTERDIETTLNIGWKLLSILPVSELKRIDQKYIDKYLPRGDK, translated from the coding sequence ATGCTTAGGGAATACCGTTCGATATATGAAGTGGCAGGGCCTTTAATGCTTGTGCAGGGCGTTGAAGGCGTTACTTATAATGAACTTGGGGAGATAGAGCTGGCGAACGGCGAAATACGCCGCTGCAAGGTCCTTGAAGTTGACGGAACCAATGCACTGGTTCAGCTTTTTGAAAACGCTGTCGGAATAAACCTTTCAAGCAGTAAGGTGCGTTTTCTCGGCCGTGGACTTGAGCTTCCTGTTTCGATGGATATGCTCGGCCGTGTTTTCGACGGCCTTGGCAGGCCGATTGACGGCGGCCCTGAAATAATACCCGAAAAAAGGCTTGATATAAACGGTACACCGATTAATCCTGCAGCGCGTGACTACCCGTCGGAATTTATTCAGACCGGTATTTCTGCGATAGACGGGCTGAATACTCTTGTACGTGGACAGAAACTGCCCATTTTCTCGGGTTCGGGTCTTCCCCATGCCCAACTGGCCGCCCAGATAGCCCGGCAGGCAAAGGTACTGGGAACAGACAGCAAATTTGCCGTTGTATTCTGTGCCGTTGGTATCACTTTTGAAGAAGCCGATTTCTTTATTAATGATTTCAAGAAAACAGGGGCCATTGAACGGGCAGTGCTTTTCATGAACCTGGCCAATGACCCTGCCGTTGAGCGTATTGCAACGCCGAGAATGGCTCTGACCGCGGCTGAATACCTTGCTTTTGAAAAGGACATGCATGTTCTTGTAATTATTACCGATATAACAAACTACGCTGACGCACTTCGTGAGGTTTCGGCCGCGCGCAAGGAAGTGCCGGGAAGGCGCGGATATCCCGGTTACTTATATACCGACCTTGCCACGCTGTATGAGCGTGCGGGAAGAAAGAAAGGTTACAACGGCAGTATTACATTGATTCCCATTCTCACTATGCCCGAGGATGACAAAACACACCCGATACCCGACCTTACCGGTTATATCACGGAAGGGCAGATAATTCTGAGCCGTGAACTGTATAAGAAAGGAATAACTCCGCCTATTGACGTGTTGCCCTCCTTGTCAAGACTTAAGGATAAGGGTATAGGCGCAGGAAAAACCCGTGAGGATCATGCAAGCACAATGAATCAGTTGTTTGCTGCATATGCCCGCGGTAAAGAGGCCAAGGAACTGGCCACCATTCTGGGTGATGCAGCGCTCACCGATGTTGACAGGCTGTATGCCAAATTTGCTGATGAATTTGAAGCGCAGTATGTATCACAGGGGTTTGACACCGAAAGGGATATTGAGACCACACTGAATATTGGTTGGAAATTGCTGTCGATACTTCCGGTAAGCGAGCTTAAACGTATTGATCAGAAATATATTGACAAGTATCTGCCCCGCGGCGATAAATGA
- a CDS encoding V-type ATP synthase subunit D, which translates to MARMNVNPTRMVLTGLKRRLQMAKRGHKLLKDKRDELMKKFLEIVRENKALREEVEEKLMLVHSRFVMARAVMGSEIVEEALMFPKIEVNLNASTRNIMSVDVPVLEFTAEIGSEGDIYPYGLANTTAELDEAISTLSELTPKLLKLAEIEKSAQLLADEIEKTRRRVNALEYVLIPNLEETIKYIVMKLDENERSNLTRLMKVKDMMLEQAHGYGKRMQGGEGP; encoded by the coding sequence ATGGCCAGAATGAATGTAAATCCCACAAGAATGGTGTTAACCGGGTTGAAAAGAAGGCTTCAGATGGCCAAAAGAGGCCATAAGCTGCTGAAGGACAAACGGGACGAACTGATGAAAAAGTTCCTGGAAATAGTGCGCGAGAATAAAGCACTGCGCGAAGAAGTTGAAGAAAAGCTGATGCTGGTTCACTCCCGGTTTGTCATGGCAAGAGCGGTGATGGGCTCTGAAATAGTTGAGGAAGCCTTGATGTTTCCGAAAATTGAGGTAAACCTTAATGCTTCCACGCGGAATATTATGAGCGTGGATGTGCCTGTGCTGGAGTTTACTGCCGAAATCGGCAGCGAAGGGGATATTTACCCTTACGGTTTGGCAAATACAACCGCTGAGCTGGATGAGGCAATTTCAACGTTGTCGGAACTGACTCCTAAATTGTTGAAACTTGCCGAAATTGAAAAGTCTGCCCAGCTTCTTGCGGACGAAATAGAGAAAACCCGCCGCCGTGTAAACGCTCTTGAATATGTGCTGATACCGAACCTGGAAGAGACGATAAAATATATTGTGATGAAGCTGGATGAAAATGAACGCTCAAATCTCACGCGTCTTATGAAGGTTAAGGACATGATGCTTGAACAGGCTCATGGCTACGGTAAGAGAATGCAGGGCGGCGAAGGGCCTTAG